In the genome of Arabidopsis thaliana chromosome 4, partial sequence, the window CTTCTTTTCCTTAACAAATCAGCTCCTTGAGTAGTCACTCCTCTACACTTCTTAACCTTCACTTTTAGCAGATTCGGACATCCGTTCCCAAGAGCTTTGATGCCATCATCAGTAATAGGACAGTTCTTAATACAAAGCTTCCTCAACGCCAAACATTTCTCAGCAATACAACATAACTCAGTGTCACCTACCGTATCACTTCCACACAATGCCAATCTCTCCAAGTTAAGACAATTCGAAACAATCGCTTCCAAACTTAACTTAGTAGGATTCACACCAATCAAAACCAACTCCTGCAAATTCCAACAGTACTTAGCAACAACTATAAGCCCCTCATCGCCTATTCGATTCGTCTTCCATCCATCAATATGAAGCTTCCTTAGCAATTTACAACGCTCAGCCACCAAAGCTAAACCAACATTCGTACAATCAGGAGTTTTCACAAGATGCAGAACCTCAACACCCGAACATTTCGATAACGCGGTTAAACCCAAATCACTCATCTGAATCCTCTCTAAATGTATCTCAACAATAGCGTTAACCTTATCACGAACCGCCTCAAAAACCCGATCCCAATCCCCTGAACACctgaaaatcttcaaaatcctAAGTCCTTTAGCTCCACTTAACAATGGAGCAAAACACTGACCATTATGCAGCTCCTTTAAGCAAATAACCTTCAACGAACCCGCAGCTCCCCCAGGTCCTATAAGCTCAGCACCAGCACCGATTCCGCGTAACCGTTTAACCGACAATTCCTCTAGACCTAAACAAGTATTCAACAAAGCATTCATTCCTTTAACACCAAACCCACAAGATCCAAATGAAACCTTCTTC includes:
- the VFB3 gene encoding VIER F-box protein 3 (VIER F-box proteine 3 (VFB3); CONTAINS InterPro DOMAIN/s: F-box domain, cyclin-like (InterPro:IPR001810), F-box domain, Skp2-like (InterPro:IPR022364); BEST Arabidopsis thaliana protein match is: VIER F-box proteine 1 (TAIR:AT1G47056.1); Has 30201 Blast hits to 17322 proteins in 780 species: Archae - 12; Bacteria - 1396; Metazoa - 17338; Fungi - 3422; Plants - 5037; Viruses - 0; Other Eukaryotes - 2996 (source: NCBI BLink).) → MNIYIFSKEKKRKKVVCDNLSKTRGSRREHCEPHRRRMGQSTSKFRRSKTTFTSPVLPNLREQNSGADEPYDYISNLPDECLSLIFQSLTCADLKRCSLVCRRWLTIEGQCRHRLSLKAQSDLISVIPSLFTRFDSVTKLVLRSDRRSLGICDNAFVMISVRCRNLTRLKLRGCPEISDLGIIGFTENCRSLKKVSFGSCGFGVKGMNALLNTCLGLEELSVKRLRGIGAGAELIGPGGAAGSLKVICLKELHNGQCFAPLLSGAKGLRILKIFRCSGDWDRVFEAVRDKVNAIVEIHLERIQMSDLGLTALSKCSGVEVLHLVKTPDCTNVGLALVAERCKLLRKLHIDGWKTNRIGDEGLIVVAKYCWNLQELVLIGVNPTKLSLEAIVSNCLNLERLALCGSDTVGDTELCCIAEKCLALRKLCIKNCPITDDGIKALGNGCPNLLKVKVKKCRGVTTQGADLLRKRRALLVVNLDAPETPIVEGSVGEGGAQENAVEFPPSRLQIPTIGLASGSTSRSSSFKLRLGFLSQRNFVSCALRRLGSRSRSRNE